From the genome of Candidatus Defluviilinea proxima:
CCTTCTCTTATTTTAATGATTTATGAGAATTTTTCATCTACCTTTTATCACAAATGGATAACAAACTTACCCATGTATAGTATGGGATAAACCCCTTATGAAACCCATCCAGCCACAGAGACATCCCCATGTGACTGGATGTAGCATTCATATGCAAAAGGTTGTATGAACTCTAGTGCAACTCGCTAAGTATTTGTCCGTGAATGGCAGGGGCGGCGGCAATGATCGACTGCGGATGTGAAATGTAATCAGCGTTTCCCTTCACGTTGGTCACACGAGCACCAGCTTCTTCAGCGATCAAACCACCAGCGGCTACATCCCACGGTTTGAGGGAGAGTTCCCAAAAACCATCAAAGCGACCAGCCGCCACATAACTCAGATCGAGGGCCGCGGAGCCAAGTCTGCGCACACCCTGCGACAATTTTGCAAATTTCGTGAAATTGGCGAAATTGTCCTGCTCGGTATTCCACGCATCATACGGGAACCCAGTCACAAGCAGGCTTTTTTGCAATTCAGTTGTGTTCGAGGCCTTGATCGGTTCCCCATTGAGCGTAGCACCTTTGCCGCGCTCGGCAAGGAACATCTCATCACGCATTGGGTCGTACACTGCGCCAAAGGTTAAGACACCTTTCGAAGCATAGCCAATCGAGACAGAGAAAAAGGGAATGTGATGCGCATAATTCACCGTCCCATCCAGCGGATCAATGTACCAAATGTGTTCATCGTCACCTTGAATGACACCGCTTTCCTCTGAAAAAATGTGGTGCTCGGGAAAGTCCCTTTGTACTTCGCCCAGTAGAAACGCTTCAGACTGATGGTCCACCTCTGTCACAAGGTCGATCACGCCTTTATATGCTACCGTGTGTTCTTTGCTATAACCGTCACGAAGAATCGCGCCTGCTTTGCGAGCAAGCGTTTCGACATAAGATAATGTGAGTTGCATGGCTTTATTCCTAACTTATGGAGTATCGCATCAGCGATAAAAAATTACTCGGCGATGAGACTTTGTCCACCGCCGAGCGAAATAAACAAACTAGTTTTTGAGTTCTTCGATGGTTTTATAAATATCCAACAACTCGGCCTGTATCTCATCACGGTCACGCATGGACTGTTGAAGCAGGGCTTCGAAGGCAGGCTTCTGATCGGGCGGCAGTGTGGGAAGCAAACGTTCGGCGCGCGCGATCTGCGAGTTCTTGTGGCGCAGTTTTTCCTCAAGCCTCATGCGATACCCGAGATAGAACTTTTCCATATCCAGTGGTTGCGGTTGTGTGAAAGGTTGTTGTGTAACGATCTCTGCCACCGTCAGCAAAAAGTCTTCGGTATCGATCGGCTTTTCCATAAAACGAGCCGCACCCAAGCTCAACGCAAAATCCTTATCTTCCGGCGTCACATACGTGGCAGAGAGAAACACCACAGGGATGCCGCGTGTAGCAGGATTGATCCGTAATTTCTGAATGAACGCATACCCATCCATCTTGGGCATCAAGATGTCAGTGATGATCAACACCGGGCGCGTCTTCTCGATCACTTCCAACGCTTCCTCACCGTTATGAGCTGTGATCACCGAGTATCCCTTGAATCGCAGGGTCACTTCCAACAATTCAAGAACATTCGGGACATCTTCCACGATCAATATGGGACCATAAACAGTATTCGTCATATTTCACCATTGTAGCCGGGTTAAGGATGAAGAACAAGAGCGCGTCATCCTTAAGGGCAAATTGTTCACTCTTAACTCACTTTATCCACGCTGAAACTTTTCTCTTACTCATTCCAAATACGCGAGCCCAATGCAGAACAAATAAAATCTACAGCCAGAATGGCTGTTGCATTTTGCACATCAATGATGGGATTCACTTCCACCATGTCCATACCGAGCAACTTACCGGTCTCTGCCACGATCTCACAAGCCAGATGCGCCTCACGTGACGTCAACCCGCCAGGGACAGGTGTCCCCACGCCCGGCGCATGACGCGGATCCAATGCATCCATGTCAAACGAAAGATAGATACCATCCACGTCTTTACTGACGCGTTCGATGGCTTGTTCCATCACGGTGACCATGCCCATGCGGTCAATTTGTTCCATGCTTTGTACCAGGACGCCGGCATTTCGCAGGTTTTGTTTTTCGCCCGGGTCGAGGTCACGCGCTCCGATAATAGCGACCCGGCCCGGGTCAATGACCGGAGGCGTTTCATCCCAAAGAGTAACAAGACGCGGGTCGCCCAAGCCACATAACGCCGCAAGAGGCATCCCGTGAATATTTCCAGAAGGGGTTGTTGCGGGCGTGTTGAAATCGGCATGGGCATCCACCCAGATCACGCCCAGCTTCTTATGTTTAGCCGCACCACGGATCGAACCCACGGAGAGACTGTGGTCGCCACCCAACACCAAGGGGAAACGGCCGCCCTGTACAGTGGTTGCCACGGCACCTGCCACACGCCTCCCCATCGGGATGATGCAATCTATGTATTTGAGTTTGGGATCGGTAATACTGCACGTTTCTTGAATCGGGACTTCGATGTTGCCTTTGTCATCCAACACATATCCCATTGCTTCTAATTTATGATGAAGGTCTGCATACCGTATCGCGCTAGGACCCATATCCACACCACGACGACCAGCTCCCAAATCAACGGGCACACCAATAATATCAATTTGCATTAAGTTCCTCAGGAATTTACTACGGCTACAGCCATGGTCACACGGTTGCGTCCGTTATTTTTCGAACGGTACAAAGCCCGGTCGGCCGCTTGTAAAAGCGCATCACCACTCAAACCATGTTCGGGGAAGCATGCGACGCCAGCGGAGAATGTAGTAAAAAATCTCATATCTTCATACCGAATCACAGACTCTGAAAAACCTTGTCTCCATTCGTCTGCTCTTTCGTAGGCGACATCAAGCACAGCATTGGGCATGATGATAACAAACTCCTCGCCTCCATAACGGCAAAGCACATCGCCCCGCCGTGTACGGTCAACAAGGAACTTGGAAAATGCCTGCAAGACTATATCTCCGCACTTGTGACCATAGGCATCATTGAATTGCCTGAAGTTATCCATATCAATGATCACAATCGATATGGGAGATTGTTCTCGTTCGGCGCGAGCAATTTCATTATCCAGGAACTCAGCCATAAAACGACGGTTATAGACATTCGTCAATGGGTCGCGAATAGCTTGCTCTTGCAACAAAGCGCGAAGTTTCTCGTTTTCATTGAGTTGGTCGGTGAGGGATTGATTGGTGTCCTTGAGCGCCTGTTCGAGTTGTTTATGCTCAGTGATATCGTGCGCCACGATCACACGTCCCTGCACATTGTTGAAACGATCATATAAAGATGAAATGACAAGGTCCACAGTGCGAGACGGGTCGCCAGGAATGACAATCTCTTCTCGAACATCCCCTGTCAGGTTATGTTGTTTTACGATCTCCGGCCAATCACGGAATATATGATCTGGATGTTGTCCGATAATCTCATCGGGCGATTTTTTTAGTATGTTTTGGGCAACAATATTCGCATCCAGGATATGATTATAAGAATCGACAACGAACACCATCTCAGGGATATGTTCCATCACGGTATAACGCGCAATGGGAATTAGGTCAAAGATGCGCAGGCCAAATACGCCGACAGCCACCAACGCAGCCGAAACAGTAAAGGAAATAGGCGTAAGGTCCACGCGGAATGTGAAGGCAGGGATCACTCGTGGCGCCAGTTGATAGAACACGTTGACCAAAATGGGAATGAAAGCGGCGGCCACCAAAACAAACATCTGTCTGCGATAGATATTACGGTACTGGATCGCACGCCAAACTAATAATCCGATTGCAACCAGATTTAAAGAATACGATTGCGCCAATGCCACAAAATATAATTGCGTGCCCTTAACCACCAACGGGCCACCCCGCGCGGAAAACGGCTGAATGGATGAATAATAATGTCCAAACCATGCTGTGGAAAATATGCAGATCAATGAGACCAGTGGAATAATAAAGAACAGCGCACCTGTGTATCTATTTAACCATTTATCCAGGCGTGTATATTGGATCGTAAAAAAGAACCACAGGGCTGGCACAGTTAAGATACCGATGTTTTCAATCCGCAGCCAAAATCGTTTGACCTCCAACGCTGGCGAGAGCGTGATCATCGCGTAACTGAAACTCCAAAGCGCCAACAGGTATAACATCAATACAAGGGGCATCAACCCTGGCGCTTTATGCCTGCGCACCAATAGGGTAGCAATGACCAAAGCCATAGCCGTATTTAAAAACAATACCGAGGCAAAAACGATCCACTGCGTTTCCACTGTGACCACCTATTCACCAAAACTGACGGGACAATTCCCGCCGCTTGAATTTTACTATGCTGGCGGGAAATATTCCACACAAATTCAACATACTTAGCGAATAAAGATTTACCAAATGCTCGTTTTCGGCCTCTATAGTATTGCCAATATGTCATCTCAATCCATCTCTACAGAGCCGTAAGCAATGCCCACCAGTGCATCATCTACTTTCCTCCTTGCTCAAGCGAACGAGCGTGGAAGAGAAACGAATAAATTAAACCCGTAGGGGCGAAGCAGTGCTACATTTTATATTTATGCCGTGCGGTAATATCCCACATCCACCGAATAGACCTGTCCCCGCTTGATGATCTGTTTCACCAGGTTTGTCCCGTAGCGATACCCAATGTGACGATAATCGGGCACGGAGAGGATCAACATGTCCGCTTGTTTGCCGACTTCGATAGAACCAACTGTATCGGCACGGCGAATGGCATGTGCAGAATTAATGGTGGCTGCGGCGATGGCTTGAGCAGGTGTGATGCGCATGGCACGACAGGCAAGCGCGATCACAAATTGCATGGACTCATTCCATGTAGTGCCGGGATTACAGTCGGTGGCGAGGGCGAAGATGCCATCAGCTTCGATGATCTTTTTGGCGGGGGTGTAATCACATTCGGCGAGCCCAAATGGAGTGCAGGGAAGTGACACGGCAACCGTATCCGATTTCCCCAACGCGGCGATGTCAGCATCAGATGTCTTCACCAAATGATCTGCAGACACGGCTCCCAACTCTACCGCGAGCGATACACCGCCAAGATTGTCGAATTCGTCAGCGTGGATCTTGAGCGGGAATTTCAGCGACCCAGCTTTGGTCAAGATCTGACGCGATTGCTCAAGCGTGAACGCGCCCGTTTCACAGAATACATCCACAAAGGGTAGTGGACGTCGTGGAGCATGAGTCTCCCACCATTCTTTGAGCATGGGTAACATCGTCTCGCTTACAAGGTCGGTATACCCTTGCGAGTTTTCTTTATATTCGGGGGGAATGGCGTGCGCACCGAGGAAGGTGGGGACAATTTCAATCGGAGTTTCATCATCAACAGTGAGCAGGGCTTTGAGCAGACGAAGCTCGGTGGCGGTTTGCAGGCCGTATCCCGTTTTGGCTTCGACGGTAGTAGTGCCGTTTCTGAACATACGCAACAAACGCGGACGTGCCTGCGCAACAAGCGATTCGATGGAAGCAGTACGCGTCGCACGGACCGTGGAGAGGATGCCGCCACCTTCAGCCAGAATCTCAAGATAAGGCTTACCTGCCATCTTCATCTCGAACTCGTTCGCACGGTCACCGCCCCAAATGACGTGTGAATGCGGGTCCACAAACCCCGGCATGACCACACAGCGATTCGCGTCGAGAGTCGGTTCATTGGGATAAGAGGCGCGGAGTTCAGCCGTTGTGCCAACCGCGACAATTTTTTCATCGCGCACGACGACCGCACCATCTTCGATGATGCCAAGTGTTCCGAGGGCGTGACCGCGTTGCGGTCCGCCTGCGAGGGTGAGGAGTTGGGAGGAAGAGTGGATGAGCATGGGAGGCTCCAGTTGTTATTGAGAAGTAGACAACAATGTTATTTAACCACAGATAAACACGAATGAACACTGTGTAATAATGTAATTCAACTTGCGGTTATACTCACCTATATCCATCCTCCTTCCATCTCCATAGGAGACTTTACAATGAAAATTGAATTTGTAGCGAGCGATCAATTATCAGAAACGCAAAAGGAGGGTCTTAAACGGTTGAGAAACACCATATATCCAGACGCAATGCTGACAACAACGATCAACAAGCAGTTTGTTCGTGCGTCACCGCAGTGGTCGGTTTTGGTGTGGGATGAAGATGAATTGGTCTCACGAGTGGGACTGCTTAAGCGTGAGATCATGAGCAACGGCGAGATAAAAATAATTGGTGGAATCGGGGGCATGTTGGCAAACCTTGAAAGCCAGAACAAAGGTCATACGAGCGAAGCGATGCGGGAAGCCGCGAGAGTCTTGAATGAAGAATTGAAGGTTTCGTTCGCGCTTTTATTTTGTCCATCACGGTCGGTTGAGTTTTATAAACGTATGAACTGGAAATCTTTTCAGGGAAGCATATTGGTTGACCAAAGGAAGGGAAAGGTCGAATTCACAGGTAATCATCCCATGGTTTTGGATGTGAGAGAAACCGCTCCAATAGAGGGATCATTGGACCTCAACGGTTATCCGTGGTGATTTGATCGAGAGATCAATGGCAAGCACTGTTCACTTACGAGACGCTTGGATCTTATTTCGTATTCTTCAATAGATACGTTGTGAGACTTCCCTCTTTGGGCGGCATTTCATAACTAAAGATCAGATTCTCCTCATCAAACGCAGACGGTTCCCACGCAGGGAAATCTGCAGAGATCGAAACAAGCCTTGATCCACGCTTCATCATTTTCTCCAAATACGAAGCGAGCTTGGCCACTTCCTTTGACGTGGCATACACATACACCACATCCGCTTTGCTCAGATCTGATTTAAAAAAGTCCCCCCACTGAATCTGTACCTTGTTAGCTAGTCCACTTGCGGTGACCCGTAACCAGATCAACGCGCATTGGACCGGTCCAATTTCAATACCGATCGCTTTCGCCCCGAATTCCTTCGCCGCAATGAAAAGGACACGTCCATCACCTGCACCAAGATCATAAAGAAGTTCATCCTGCTTCAAGTTCACCATCTGCAATGCTTTGCGGATGCGATCTGGTTTTGTCGGCTTGGAGGGAAGCCCATAAAACGCAGGGACAAGAATCCACAGCAGGGCCAAAACGAAGAGCAGTAGATTCAAACCAAGCAGGCTAAGGACAAGCATGGAAGTTTATTCCGGGGATTTCAGTTTCAAGAACGTACGTGTCATAAAATACGCCGCCAGCAGCGACAGCAGGATCATCGCAACGAAGAAGCCAATGATGGCGTAGTTCCCAGAATTGAAGATCGGCGATGGAGGCGGGTGCATCACATTATCGGCTGTGGCAAAGACCACGCGCAGGACAATAATATAGATGATGTTCGCCAGTGATGTGACCCAATCTACGCTGATGAGCCAGAGGCCGACTTGCAACAACACACCCGTCACTGCAAAGATCAACGCGAGGCGAAAGCGCGGCTCAACGAGGAAGAGTCCGTTCCAGTTGGCCTGCATCGCCCACAGTGACAGCGGAAGATACGTCACCCAAAAGACAATGCCTGTACGCCCAAGCGCGGCAGACCAGTTGTGGAACACATCCTTTTTGGAGATCAGCGCGAGCAAACCCGCGAGCCCCGCAACAAGAAAAGCCAACTCCGCCGCCAACACCCATGCGCCATGCAGATACACGATCCGCACATTGGAGCCAAGCGACTGTTCTTCCGGTCCGAATAAGGCCAGAAGAGCTATTAAAACAACCGCGATGAAAAACAAAGCGATGGGTGATTTGAGTTTCGACATAGCCCGATTTTACTCTATGAGAATGGCAACATAGATAAGAAGAGCCAGTCAATGTTGACTGGCTCTAATCTTTTCCTGAAAATTATTCCGTCACTGTGATAAGAGGCGGAGAAACATTAACCGTATCTTTTTCTTTCGGCAAATACAAAGCTACAGCCAGTCCCAGCCCTGCGGCGACAAGCACCTGATTCCAGACAGCTAACACAAAATCCAACCAATTCATTTGATAGGCATATAGGCGTGTTACCAACACACTGACAGCAATATTAAGCGCCATGTGGAAAAAGATCGCCACAGCCACAGGGATGGATGCCGCACGTTGCCGCCCGCGGGTGGACGCTTCACGTACCAGCCAAACAGGCGCAACCAACGCCACCGTAAAACGGTATATCAACGCCACCAGAGCCACTACATAGAACGGAATGTAATCCGTCCATTCGCCGCCATAGCGCCCAAAGACAACAGTGGGAAGTAGATATCCCAACAGCAACAGGAAACTTAGTCCGCCATGTTTACGGGCAAACAGTTTTCCAATGAAAACCAACAACAGAAATGGAAGTGAACTATATAAATAAGATATTGGAGTCTGGAGGAAAAACAATTTGATACTTTCCCAATTAGCACCAAAATAAAACACATCTCGCTCATACGAACGGTAAGTCTCTGCGACAAGTTGAAAGGCAAGCAACACACCATACAAAGCCAGCCATGCCCAGGCAGTTCTTGAAAACTGGCGACGGCGCACGCTATACCAGACCAATCCGCATATGAGAATCAAACAAGCAAGTACAGGTACAAAATAATATGGATCAAGTGCAAAGTCAAACACCTTCCATATGACTTTAGAACGGGGCATGAAAGGCAATTTGCCAAGCAGGTAAATTGGACTATAACTTTGTAAAGTCCCGTACAGCAAACCTAGCGGTATCAAACCCCACACCGGGAAACGGCGTGTAAAAGCCCAAACGAACAACACCGGCACGATCAAAACGAAAGCCGCGCGATAGTAAACAATGAAAAACCAATCGTTATCCGATATCACCTGTTCGATCTGGCTGATAAAAAAGACCAAGCCAGGGATCAACACCAACAACACACCCTTCCAAGGTAACGGAGCGTTGGGCATGGCTTCCAACAACCCCACTTGGGCATTGGGGGCGCTAACATGCTCAATCACGACAGTCTTTCCAACATCTACAAGTGTTCTTAACCATAGGAATAACAACCCTAACCCACCCCGTTTTTGATACGCCTCCCGACATTGATCGGTGAAAACGTGGAACATCTCGGTTTCATATGTTGTACGATAAGACTGTGGATATAAACGCAGCAATTGACGATAAATGTGTTGCGAAAATTCTATTGACTGATTCGGTTTCATTATGTCTCCTCAATTGAGCGGGTTTTCAAGCCGCTTGATGCGTGCTACTTTAACGGCTTGTGTCAGCCGTTGGTTCTCCTCCACAGCCAGTTTACGGCCGAGTGCGGTCAGCCGATAATAACGCCGCCGTTCATCGTCCAGGGCGGGGTCGGGGCGTTCGTCCACTTCCACGATCAGGTCTGCGGCTAGCAACCGCTTGATCGTGCCATACAATGTGCCGGGTCCAAGTTTGATTCGCCCGGTCGTTTGGTCTTCCACATCTTTCATGATGGCATAACCGTGTTTATCGCCATCTGCCAACGCAAGCAGAATATGGAATACCGCAGGCGTTAAAGGCTGGCCTGGAACAAAAGCTGAATTGGTGTCGGGCATGGAAACCTCTTTTATATCTACAATGGATATATCTGTTACGGATATATATCAGAAGCAGGGAGAATTGTCAAGCGCCTTAGTTGGGACAAGATATACTTGGCAAATGGAAATTCAACCTCCTGCCAGCATTGCATTGGATTCGCTTGGAATCCCCCATCGCCTCTTTATTCACAGGACGCCTGTCACCAGTTTCGAGGAGGCGGCTTCTGCCCGAGGGCAACGCCCCGAACAGATCGTACGAAGTATCTTGTTTCAAATACGAGATGGAGAATTTGTGATGGTCTTGATGGCGGGACCTGCACAAGTGGATTGGAAGAAATTACGTCAACTCGTGAAAAGGTCACGCTTACGAATGGCGACTGAAGAAGAAGTATTGGAAGTGACGGGATACAGGATCGGGACGGTGAGTCCGTTTGGGTTGAAGAATCAGGTTCGAGTTATGATGGACGCGTCCGTTTTGAGGGAGGAGGAAATTTCCATCGGGTCAGGAGTCCGCAATACGGCGATCCTCATGAAGAGTAGCGATGTCCAAAAAGCATTAGGCCAAGTGGAGATCGTGGAGCTGGCAGAATCTTCTTGACAAAATTCAGTGACTGAATTATAGTAAAGGAGTAAAGTCTATAGAATTGATAGACTTATTAGACTATGAGACTTTCCAAACGCGGTGAATACGGCCTTCGGGCAATGATCATGCTGGCGGGTACCCCCGACTCAGATACCTCCCTGCCTATGGTGCAGATCAAAGAGATCTCGCAACGCGAGCAGATCTCAACGAAGTTCCTTGAGCAGATCCTGCTGACGCTCAAGAATGCAGGGTTGCTCCATAGCAAGATGGGTGTCGGTGGCGGGTATTACCTGGCCAGGCCTGCCAGTGAGATCAGCCTCGGGCAGATCTTCCGCGTGTTAGATGGGCCTGTGGCTCCGATCAAATGCGTGAGCCAGATGGCTTATGAGCCCTGCGGCTGCCCTGATGAACAAACTTGCGGATTACGTATGGTGATGGGCGATGTGCGAAATGCCATTGCTGATATTCTGGATACCACCACGTTGGCCGATGTAGCCAAACGGCAAAGCGCGGTCCGTAAGAAGCTCGGCAGTAAAAAGTAATCACTTTGAGAAAGCCCTGAAATGGGCGCTTTTTCTTGGCTCAAAAGTCTACTAGTACTATAGACATTATAGATTACAAACAAACATAACATAGGAGAGATACACATGCGTAAGCAAACTTTGACAGGGGTGACCATCCTTCTACTATTGGCAGTATTGCTGTCAGCGTGCGGAACTACCGCTCCTGCTGAATCAACCGTCCCTGAGTCTGACGCGAGCACTTCCTCCACTGAAACATTGAGTGGGACCATATCCGTCTCTGGTGCGTTCGCCCTCTACCCCATGATGACCATTTGGGCAGAAGAGTTCACCAAGGTTCATCCCGATGTGCAATTTGATGTGCAAGGCGGCGGCGCCGGCAAAGGCATGACCGATACCATCGCAGGTGCCGTGGACATCGGCATGATCTCACGTAGCATCAAACCCGAGGAAGAATCACAGGGCATTTTCTGGGTGTCAGTGACCAAGGATGCGGTATTCCCCATCGTCAGCGCACAAAACCCATATGCCAACGAGATCCTAGCAAAAGGGATTTCACAAGAAACCTTCGCAAAGATATTTGTCACTGGCGAGATCAAGACCTGGGGTGAAGTGATCGGCAAGCCTGAAGTCACTGACGAGATCCATGTATTCACTCGTTCTGATTCCGCAGGCGCGGCAGAGATGTGGGCAAAGTTCGGCGGCGGCAAAGCACAGGATGATCTCAAAGGCATCGGCATCAATGGCGAACCCGCCATGGTGGATACAGTAATCAAAGACCCGTTGGGCATTGGGTATGGAAACCTGAACAGTGTGTTCGACCTGACCAGCGGCAACGTAATGACGGGCGTTATCATCCCGCCAATCGACATCAACACGAATGGTCAGGCAGATGCAGATGAAGTATACAAGGTCAAGGATGATGCATTCGCCGCCGTAGCAAATGGCAAGTATCCATCCCCTCCCGCTCGTTTTGAGAACCTTGCCACCAAAGGCAAACCATCCGGTCTCACCTTGGCATTCATTCAATGGATCTTGACCGACGGTCAACAATATCTTGAACAGGCTGGGTATGTAAAACTCACACCTGAACAACAAGCAGAGTCATTAGCGAAGATCAAATAGAGACAGTTCAAATTTTTATCACCACAGAGTACACAGCGACGAACTCTCCGTGTACTCTGTGGCTAAGGACCAAATGAGCGAAACACTTTCCCTCAAAACCAAAAACCAAACAGAAGGTCGGGTGATCCGACCTTCCACCCTGGCTCGGGCACGTCAGGATCGAACCGCGAAAAATGTTTTCTTCATTGTCACACTCCTGCCTGTCATTTTGATCGCCATCATCACCATCGCGCTCTTCCTGCGTGCCTTGCCCATCCTCAAAGCCTACCCACTCACAGACCTGCTCTTTGGCGAAGTGTGGAAACCCAGCACGGGGTTATTCGGCTTCAAACCTTTTATCATCGGCACAATTTGGGTCACAGCAGTCGGTGTGTTGTTTGCAGTGCCGCCCTGTTTGCTCGTTTCTATTTATCTTGCAGAATATGCACACGCAAGAACACGCTCCGCCGCCAAACCCATTTTGGATCTGCTTGCCGCCATCCCACCTGTGGTCTATGGCGTATGGGGGCTCCTCGCCATCGTCCCATTTGTGGATGAAGTGCTCGCGCCTCTTTCGGACCGATGGCTTGGTTCTGTTTCGATCTTCTCTGTCAACCAACCGACAGGGTTCGGAATCCTCGCGGCAGGACTTGTGCTTGCCGTGATGATCGCACCGTTGATCATCTCAGTAGTTTATGAAGTGTTCGCCACCGTACCCAATGATTTGCGCAACGCATCGCTTGCGGTCGGCGCAACCAAGTGGCAAACCATTCGCAATATTGTCCTGCCACAAGTTCTGCCAGGGATCATTGCCGCAGTGGTGCTTGCCGCTTCTCGCGCATTTGGTGAAACCATCGCCGTCTTGATCGTGGTCGGCAATGTCACCCAAATCCCCACTTCGATCTTCGACTCAGCGTATCCACTCCCCGCCTTGATCGCCAACAACTACGGTGACATGATGTCCATTCCGTTATACGATGCGGCATTGCTGGGTGCGGCGCTTGTCTTGTTGGTCGTTATCTTGATCTTCAATATCCTTTCCACGATCATATTACAACGAGTAAAGAGGCGAGCATGGGCATGATGAAGAAAAAGCACTGGCAAAGACGTCACCTCGTGGAAACCTTCATGACGACCATCATGCGGGTTTCACTGATAATCGTTGCAGGCGCACTGGGTCTCATCCTTTGGACGATCCTTGTTCGCGGCTTACCCGCCCTCACCTGGGACATGATCTCACAAAGTCCTAAAGGCGGTTTTTACATGGGCAAAGAAGGTGGCGTGCTGAATGCCATCATCGGGTCGGCTTATCTTGCCGTCGGCGGGACACTCCTCGCGATCATCTTCAGTCTGCCCATTGCGCTCTATCTCAAAGCTTATCTCGGTGACTCGAAATGGGGCGAGTACGTCCGTTTATCTTTGGATGTCTTGTGGGGCATTCCATCAATTGTTTATGGCGCGTTCGGTTTCACTTTGATGATCGCCATCGGCATGCGTGCGTCACTGTTGGCAGGCATCATTGTGTTGGCATTGGTCGAACTCCCCATCATGGCCCGCGCCATGGACGAAGTTATTCGCCGCATGCCCGTTGACCAGGAACATGCCGCCCTCGCTCTCGGCTCCACCAAATTGGAAGTAGCACTACGCGTGGTGGTTCGACAAATGTTGCCGGGCATTGTCACAGCCGTTTTGCTGGCGTTCGGCCGTGGCATTGGCGATGCGGCGTCGGTCTTATTCACCGCTGGATACACGGACCGAGTCGTCACATCGTTGATGCGGCCCACGGCTTCTCTGCCACTGGCTGTGTTCTTTCAACTCGGCTCCCCTTACCCTGAAGTACAACAGCGCGGATATGCTTCCGCGTTGATCTTAACGATTATCGTTTTAGCGGTCAGCCTGGGTTCACGCTGGCTTTCATCACGGCTGAATAAATATACGGTGAAATAATATTTGGAATCGGACAGCTTGCTGTCCAATATCCAGAAGCAAGCTTCT
Proteins encoded in this window:
- a CDS encoding inositol monophosphatase, which gives rise to MQLTLSYVETLARKAGAILRDGYSKEHTVAYKGVIDLVTEVDHQSEAFLLGEVQRDFPEHHIFSEESGVIQGDDEHIWYIDPLDGTVNYAHHIPFFSVSIGYASKGVLTFGAVYDPMRDEMFLAERGKGATLNGEPIKASNTTELQKSLLVTGFPYDAWNTEQDNFANFTKFAKLSQGVRRLGSAALDLSYVAAGRFDGFWELSLKPWDVAAGGLIAEEAGARVTNVKGNADYISHPQSIIAAAPAIHGQILSELH
- the rocF gene encoding arginase, with protein sequence MQIDIIGVPVDLGAGRRGVDMGPSAIRYADLHHKLEAMGYVLDDKGNIEVPIQETCSITDPKLKYIDCIIPMGRRVAGAVATTVQGGRFPLVLGGDHSLSVGSIRGAAKHKKLGVIWVDAHADFNTPATTPSGNIHGMPLAALCGLGDPRLVTLWDETPPVIDPGRVAIIGARDLDPGEKQNLRNAGVLVQSMEQIDRMGMVTVMEQAIERVSKDVDGIYLSFDMDALDPRHAPGVGTPVPGGLTSREAHLACEIVAETGKLLGMDMVEVNPIIDVQNATAILAVDFICSALGSRIWNE
- a CDS encoding imidazolonepropionase, coding for MLIHSSSQLLTLAGGPQRGHALGTLGIIEDGAVVVRDEKIVAVGTTAELRASYPNEPTLDANRCVVMPGFVDPHSHVIWGGDRANEFEMKMAGKPYLEILAEGGGILSTVRATRTASIESLVAQARPRLLRMFRNGTTTVEAKTGYGLQTATELRLLKALLTVDDETPIEIVPTFLGAHAIPPEYKENSQGYTDLVSETMLPMLKEWWETHAPRRPLPFVDVFCETGAFTLEQSRQILTKAGSLKFPLKIHADEFDNLGGVSLAVELGAVSADHLVKTSDADIAALGKSDTVAVSLPCTPFGLAECDYTPAKKIIEADGIFALATDCNPGTTWNESMQFVIALACRAMRITPAQAIAAATINSAHAIRRADTVGSIEVGKQADMLILSVPDYRHIGYRYGTNLVKQIIKRGQVYSVDVGYYRTA
- a CDS encoding GNAT family N-acetyltransferase, coding for MKIEFVASDQLSETQKEGLKRLRNTIYPDAMLTTTINKQFVRASPQWSVLVWDEDELVSRVGLLKREIMSNGEIKIIGGIGGMLANLESQNKGHTSEAMREAARVLNEELKVSFALLFCPSRSVEFYKRMNWKSFQGSILVDQRKGKVEFTGNHPMVLDVRETAPIEGSLDLNGYPW
- a CDS encoding class I SAM-dependent methyltransferase, translated to MLVLSLLGLNLLLFVLALLWILVPAFYGLPSKPTKPDRIRKALQMVNLKQDELLYDLGAGDGRVLFIAAKEFGAKAIGIEIGPVQCALIWLRVTASGLANKVQIQWGDFFKSDLSKADVVYVYATSKEVAKLASYLEKMMKRGSRLVSISADFPAWEPSAFDEENLIFSYEMPPKEGSLTTYLLKNTK
- a CDS encoding response regulator, which gives rise to MTNTVYGPILIVEDVPNVLELLEVTLRFKGYSVITAHNGEEALEVIEKTRPVLIITDILMPKMDGYAFIQKLRINPATRGIPVVFLSATYVTPEDKDFALSLGAARFMEKPIDTEDFLLTVAEIVTQQPFTQPQPLDMEKFYLGYRMRLEEKLRHKNSQIARAERLLPTLPPDQKPAFEALLQQSMRDRDEIQAELLDIYKTIEELKN
- a CDS encoding diguanylate cyclase, translated to MVTVETQWIVFASVLFLNTAMALVIATLLVRRHKAPGLMPLVLMLYLLALWSFSYAMITLSPALEVKRFWLRIENIGILTVPALWFFFTIQYTRLDKWLNRYTGALFFIIPLVSLICIFSTAWFGHYYSSIQPFSARGGPLVVKGTQLYFVALAQSYSLNLVAIGLLVWRAIQYRNIYRRQMFVLVAAAFIPILVNVFYQLAPRVIPAFTFRVDLTPISFTVSAALVAVGVFGLRIFDLIPIARYTVMEHIPEMVFVVDSYNHILDANIVAQNILKKSPDEIIGQHPDHIFRDWPEIVKQHNLTGDVREEIVIPGDPSRTVDLVISSLYDRFNNVQGRVIVAHDITEHKQLEQALKDTNQSLTDQLNENEKLRALLQEQAIRDPLTNVYNRRFMAEFLDNEIARAEREQSPISIVIIDMDNFRQFNDAYGHKCGDIVLQAFSKFLVDRTRRGDVLCRYGGEEFVIIMPNAVLDVAYERADEWRQGFSESVIRYEDMRFFTTFSAGVACFPEHGLSGDALLQAADRALYRSKNNGRNRVTMAVAVVNS